ATCGGCGACGTCAGCGGGCAGGCCCTTCACCGAGGAGTCGGTGGTGGCGGAGGCGGTGTTGAGTTTGACCGTCTTCATCCCCAGGGCGCGTTCAATGGGCCCGGCGGTGACATCGACGAACTGGATGCGCCCGTAGGGAATCACGGTGTAGGTATGCCAGAGTTTGCCTCGGGTGAGCAGGAGTTCGTCCTCGGTCTCCAACCAACCCAGCCTTTTGACCTGCTGGGGGATCAGCCACACCATCCAGATCAGCATCACCACGGCCACGGTGGTGCCGAGGTAGAACCACGGGGACACCCAGACACCGGCCGCTGCGAAACCAAGGGCGATCAATACCCACCACGGCAGGGTGCCGATGTACCGGGCCGTGGTCAGTTTCGGCGAGACGGGGTTCATGCCCTCGTGGGGCTCAGGTGTGGTGTGCTTCATGTCCCCCATTGTGCCCGTAGGTTCCCCGCTCAGCGATACCGGGGCGATACCG
This is a stretch of genomic DNA from Corynebacterium vitaeruminis DSM 20294. It encodes these proteins:
- a CDS encoding PH domain-containing protein codes for the protein MNPVSPKLTTARYIGTLPWWVLIALGFAAAGVWVSPWFYLGTTVAVVMLIWMVWLIPQQVKRLGWLETEDELLLTRGKLWHTYTVIPYGRIQFVDVTAGPIERALGMKTVKLNTASATTDSSVKGLPADVADALRDRLAIKARERMSGL